A segment of the Nymphalis io chromosome 7, ilAglIoxx1.1, whole genome shotgun sequence genome:
TAAATCATCTTCTACCAAATACACTCGTTTCAATAACATAAGTCCCctcaggacttggaattttcattgtagtttgctttcagtgagtccaatgttagatgccccgctaacgcagccgttgattcacgcgcgatatgccgcctgcttagatgatacagcgtcggcacattcacgagttaaccaacggttacgcgtacccctactgatgagatctgagctaggaatgtagtattccattcctaacatgatctcatcagcaacagcagcggcactagctgtcgggtcattcccactgaagcaacgttccttccatgggactgacgcatagtaatcgcgcataccgtcccaatctgccgacttatagtgccaaacgcgacgtttgcataccgctgatggcggcagcttggcctgtggcactttggtagatataaggccgtgatccgaagaaccaagtggagcttgaaccacaaccacaacgagttaatatttgtttatttacaggcAGGATaggtacaaatttaattgttttttattaactttaccaTGTAACcaacttaataaatgaaaaccttcctgggacattaacaacaaataatattccaCAGTTcggtaattcttataataataaatgaacacttcttgtaaaaaaaacgtacagcgcggaaatgcagtctgcattatgggcagctttgcgtcgggtgggaattgggtggtactattttaaatttgacttaaacaataaaaaaaatagacattgttatatttctgtgttaacgtgtaaaacatgttaacttagatataatatttgtttcaatgtaatattaaataaatttagttgatgttatgaaataaacaaagtcagtagaaaaataaaattacttgacctattaataaatttaaatcgcatgtcaaaaactaatttataaagaaaaaatatttacttaataaaagactatatcgattataaagaaaacattagtatccgttgattttcataccggataactaataaatttaattgtatttaattcatattccatcgatttccttacaataaagttaaaagtaaatttgcacagcaacaatataacagtctcgtacctagattttataaaaaatactcaattttcaagaataaaggacattaataactaccaattaaaaggcaaaactaaaacatggttgaaacaacttaattatgaagacgttgagaaactattaactacCTCATAAATGAACATTCACATCACACGCTCAATTAtagcacacatacacacatttatGCATCACGCGCACAcggtttggattaacttacaataattagtaataagaccctttgtaatactttttaataattgaatgggatggaactgacttctgacgcacgggtaacgccagttcaggagtcagggctactttttataatatgtatgtattggataacaataaagttttattattaatatacctaaataaaaaaaactaacttggtggaaaagagtacttaactattgagtttgttgtcagttcttctcgttagaatctatattcaaaaatattatttcggatAAAGATGCTGTATGTATAAGAAGGCATAATGCATGTCATTTTTTGTAGAGTATGGTCAGTGCCCACACTTAAAGGATTAATATTCGCAACACAGGCAGGTGTTACCGTTGACTGATGTTgcctcataattttaatatctaatgtaaatatcacaccgcgtcttatataatataattttgtgacaGCTGTCGCTATGTTGTCTAATACTGGAAGGCTTTTAACGTGTAGTTACTGAAATTCCGTAGGAGCTAAAGAATAAAACATTGCAATCAAATAACCAATTAGAATATCCGATTGGCCAAGATATATATCTACGAATTACTTACATACATTCAGGTACACGAGTATGCTCACAAAAAGGTTTGAACTAATAAAGAGTTCTTAATAATTagcattaagattttattgtacGATAGCGTTGTAAAcgacaatgaatattttattattcatttaattaatgtgaCAAAAGCTTCATGTTTCACATAAGTAAGGaggaaagtttaaatattagtatatgtaggtAGCTTAATaactaacgttttaaaaatacctattaatcATAAAAGATTGAAGATGGCCCAGTCGTTACAACACCTGCACCTGAGCCGAGCATTGGGAcgttttacaggctgttacttcgttatcacttatttaattagaaaagtgtatttctattgaatatttttgaataataaaagacgAGAATGAATTCTACCTTGTAAGAGAAGTAAACGAATTAGCATTTGGTCGAATGAGCGAGACCACCGTCACTGTattgtaaaggatttttttaatctgtcgctATTGTGCAAGTATTAAGAACAGATAACGTGGCTAATACTTTTGTCAACCAAGATACACTAAGCAATTGTGCCAGTTaccattgtatttttatctactgcattttgtcagttttttgtattaatactttaagactagttatttaaattgtagggACTTACTTGAAGTTGCATAAATACCCACAGGTGcacaataatttctaaaactatatttttaaatgaataattcattggtaatgatacgcaaatataataaatggagaatagaaaaagataaaaaataagatcattatggttataatattcagatttaaatttttatccagAATTTAGCGTATACAAGTTATAACTTACTTTCTTTATCAATATGaagaaaagctaaaaaataaataattttactaaccaAAATTTGAAGATGTTGATGTCCTCCTAATAGATTTCaggcacggcagccaatctcaacagaTTAGCCAacggcgcaggacatattatagtgcacaagtgcgtgcgcaaacacaggtgcattctctattccctcactctcataatccgacacgaccggaaagagttcaggcgcaggaccaacagttttacgtgctctttgaggcacgggagtgtacacacttccaacttccagctCCGGgaagctactgagaatctttgactgaaaaactccctaactttttatcggcccgacctggaatttgaacccaggatctcgggttctgcggccttatatctagccactagaccaacgaggcagtctatatTACTATTACTACACACTCGTACTTACcatcattatacattttcataagtatttaatcTGAACCACTGGTCATTATTCATTCCGGTATCTCAACAGAGATTAATAACTGATAAACAAACGGTGTCTAACGCTCCTGTctaaagtattgaaaaaacataacgagcgtacaaatgtgtattctttgcatttaagaaaaccgtacaaatacctatttaatttttttatgtttcaaaataaataataagagtatttgaaattgttgtCCCTTTAATACATATTGGTCATATTGAATGTTTATCATCTTTGTCTGTatccacaattaattttatttataaaattaaaaataacttatttattgagttaatatgaatatttccgagttgtcaaaacgaaaacaagcattatttgtgcgttcgttcgttcattattgataacaattaaattcaaatgttaatatattagttaatatagGCAAGAATAAGACacacattagtttttatttcaacaaaatcggttgtatctatcaaaagttataataacttgaagattacgtacatatatacgtaaaaacaatttaacgtgGATAAAATAGCGAGCCGCAGCTATTTAGAACATAAATCAGTAATGCAAGTGACGACCCTTCTTATTccattcttagaaatattacataaaaacaggaattaaaattatatttcataataatactataaataaaaaatgtatgttgtttgATAGGTATGTCAGgagaataataagtattattattctattttttggtTTCGTTGGGGTCATATGTATATGTCCGATAGTATGTGTATATACGatatatgattcaaaatatCGCTACGACGCTTTCCAAGTGTCAAATATTCTGACAAAAATATAACTGATTCTGAGAAAACTTTGTATGATAGATTTGTAGAACTCCATAcagtaaaatgacaataaaattactataaatttagatCAATTAATGTGTCACGcagtattaattcttatgaaaagaaataacattttattacgtcctaatttttatttaattttatgtttatatataaattatatataaatacatttaatacagtTACACTTAACAGAATCGCCATTTAACCTGTACAAAACCGACACGAGCAATACTATCTAAAAGAACTAGTAACAATCGAAAAATATAGATACAGTAATGAAAtgcaaatcattaaaataaaaaccacgaagcaaaataacattaaattcatacataacattaaataaaatctctccAACGGAGATTATGTTAAAGCCGCCATATAAATGGTAAAGTCGTATTCGAGCTCATAAAACTTGAAGAGATTTTAActgaagttttaattcaatcttaCTATATCAAGCACTCATCTTCTTATGAAGTCCTGTCGTTCCAGGTAACgtttcctcttttttttttttttttatattcgccgggagggcaaatgactctactccacctgatggtaagtggtagtagagtccaaacgcgacgacggccagtacagacgggaaaaacgttctgcactagccgccttcgccttgccggcccgcaagatgcctcttcacgcctcgtttgaaggaacccgggttgtaagaggaggggaacacgtgagctggtaaggaattccattttttgaaagtgcgacaaagaaaggagttgccaaatttctttgttcgcgatggaattgatgtcacagttaggcggtgacatcgagaaccagctcgcatggacttaagaaggcagggggaagcaggaattagagagaataattcctcagagcactcgccgtgatacagtcgatagaaagcgctcagtgctgctatctcacgacgcaattgtaaaggttcaagggtgtttgtgacctttacgtcgccaataatgcgtacggcacgtcgctgcaaccggtccaaggcctcaagtaggtacttagcggagccatcccaaaggtgcgagcaatattccacgcaagaccttacctgtgttttgtacagcaggcacagttgttgtggcgtgaaaaagcgccgcaccttgttcagaactccgagtttccgtgaagctgtttttataacagcctcgatgtaatcccttggactaaggtcgcagcgaacgtcaatcaccagcatggcgattttgctttgcatcaccagcggagtaccacagagggagggaagaggggaaaatgttgactttttcgccgtgagagcgcatacctgtgttttcttggcattaaactcaacaagattatcaaagccccatttggcgatgagctctaacgtcctgtcgagttcaatgacaagattctcccgcctctcctcagtttccgcccgcccagccactgcgcgtccgtggtatccaccatgcactgtactatcatctgcatagcaatgtatgttcccaagggagagcatatcattgatatgcaaaagaaagagtgtgggagatagcacagatccctgggggaccccagcattcactacatagaattgtgaagcgcaaccatctactaaaacacgaaggctacgcttgtgtaggaagctggcaatccaggtgcatagctgagcaggcagaccatatgccggtagcttggagagaagacttctgtgccagaccctgtcgaaagccttggagatatcgaggctgacagccaacgattctccatgcttgtcgatagcttcaccccagaggtgtgttacgtacgctagaagatcacctgtggaccgttttggtcgaaacccgtactgacgatcattaatcagacagtgatcttctaggtaatggatcagttggttgtttaaaatccgttccatcaccttacaaagtactgaggtgatagctattggccgataatttgccgggtcagaccgatccccttttttgggaaccgcttgcacattagctcttctccaagcctccgcacgcacatcacgttgcctgattttaatgtcaggcatcgtatggccacatgcaggtattgtaggtggcagtgcactacaatcatcgatgacggaattgtcggcaaagagtttagccaggagatcagcttgctcttgcggactgtgagctagcgatcagtccggatttctgagcggtggcagcgaaggttggcagaaattgttttgcacagacttggtcagacgccagaagctacgggagcccctaggatgcgaaacaaggtcatgaccaatctgtacaatgcgctgtgaatccgctctcgtgtatgcctttctacaggacttggaatttttattatagtttgctttcagtgagtcaatgttagatgccccgctaatacagccgttgatccacttgcgatatgccgcctgcttagatgatacagcatcggcacattcacgagtgaaccaacggttacgcgtactcctactgacgagatctgagctaggaatgtagtattccattcccagcatgatctcgccagcaacagcagcggcactagctgtcgggtcattcccactgaagcaacgttccttccaagggaccgacgcatagttatcgcgcataccgtcccaatccgccgacttatagtgccaaacgcgacgtttgcataccgctagtggcggcagcttggcctgtggcactctggtagaaataaggctgtgatccgaagagccaagaggagcctgaaccacaacctgatattccaccgggtgagaagtcagcagaaggtccagtagagaaggtgttTGCCCATCAatatctgggatcctggtgggctgatcaaccagttgggtcaagtcatgtgtaagagcaaaagcatgagcagtccttccagcatggtcagttttgagggatttcaaccaggattcgtggtgggcattaaaatcccccaaaaacaccaattccgcgttaggaaattgctcttgcgcagcatctgccacccgactaagatggtcaaataatcggcttgtctccaagtcaccattgtgggatctgtagaggcacacgtagacacggctctgacgaaccaggtccacacgtaccaccaacatggagaaggaggggtcctccaagcagcgtagtcggtgacagcaaacatccgtcctgacgaacaagcatactccggctttcgctttgaaggattcttcaagcgtgtagccgggataattaaggtagctggtatcggcaggacggagtatttgtgtctccgtgagaaacaacattgctggccgtgctgtctcgagatggtggtggacagcattgaggttagtgtggagtcctcggatgttagagaactcgacctcaaacagcgagggtatgtatgtattcttttttgttgcgccatttcggaaaaatgaaatggaaaagagacgtgaagcgagcgatgtattgccacgatagggatgggcaaagtgtggaggcgtgtttccccaagtggttgccagaaggaaaaatacactgacccgccggacggaagggcccccgaacccccccggaagtggccgccgggaccccacctaccggtcaccaaccggcacgacggtccaccccgagattatgcgtggcctggtggggcagcctcacgagctggttaagcacgctcgggcccctgtactatgccacgggcggccagcggaacagccgtttcttcaggtctccctgaccggcaggtcaatacagtttcccccggcatttgttcaacagccgtctccaactggaccaacacccatcgcggcaatactcgctcgggctctggctgtacgctggctgacctcgaaacgcggctgcaagccacttcacgagtttttcaccatgcgtacggtggtaacaagccaggcggatgttagcatcctaccaccagatgagcagatggtcgctcagatatcccttagtcgcctcttacgacacccatgggaaagagaggggcagtgaaatgtattctttctccgtcactgcacggatagaacaaaaacagttttaaactcttctcctcttaaacagttttaaactcttaaaagctttaaagtgttatactgatttaattatatggcaactttagtttttgtttaagtttctatataaattttttttaatatatttatgaaaatatatacatattaattttaataaatattttatcttaacaaaatTCGTCAGTaccctcaataataaaaataatattttgacttgcGAAGCAAACATTCGCTGTACGGTATATTTCCGTTCCTGCCTGAAAGTATAAGCCTAACATtagctattaatataaatatattaggtaGGGATTTGGcatgaattatcaaaaaaaaaaaaatattagaacaaataacaaaaaatgacatCTATCGTTGAATAGCGGTAAGCTAACTTGCTTAAAGGTAAAAGTGACATCTATCGAGAATTTTACGACAgtgtcacttttatattaatgtattattatattatttaaaaggcactattaaaatatttatgtacctaaaattattttaataaaaatattattaatgatttctttttttaattttttaaaacatattataaatgcagcaccgtcggtctgttctgtcatccttatgtcaaaactcaaatgccaaaataaatatagaatttgaggttatgttatgaaaaaaaatcacgtacttattggaattttataaataaaagtactaaataatattaaaatagtgcaaaGGTAATTGAAAATGATTGTTTCCGTGTTCATACTAATAAATTGTTCTGCCTATAAATTTAGGCTTTAATTATACCTAATTGTAAAAAAGCTACTAGGTggtcgggctttgtgcaagcctatctgggtaggtaccacccactcatcagatattctaccgcaaaacaacagtacttggtattgttgtgttccagtttgaagggtgagtgagtcagtgtaattacaggcacaagggacataacatcttagttcccaaagttggtggcgcattggtgatacaattgttaaaatttcttacaatgccaatgtctatgggcgttgatgattacttaccatcaggtggcccatatgctcgtccgcctacctatactataaaaaaagactgtcCATTAAGACACAAAGTTACCGaaagttcacataaaattacttattagtgttttagaccagatcgtaatacagctgtgatctagattaatggggactttaatagaaaaaaattaataacactaagaagcaactgaaagcaattcttcaacaatattgatctcaatgtaatttatacaacagttttttatagaataatttttagattaagaaaaatctttagagTAATAATCACCTATCGTCCCTGACAGAGAGACACGTCTCTGCAGCGTATGCTGTcagaaattgtataatcattttatttaaagacaaaaaatacagattaaaaaatgtatgtatgtaatatttttttttataaataaatattgttacgcatttcaaatccccaatgtaagccccttataaataacatcgtacGTAAACAAATCCGATAGTAAATAGGAAACCGTATATAACTGTCAATTTAGCGGACATGTAATTTCGATACGCGAAATCGACATCTGCATTAATTTTGGCAGCTGCCTAGATTTTGTGGAGAAAATGCTTTTCTATGCCATAAAGAATAGGGGTTGTTTTGGTATGGTTATCAATCGTAGTTTGGGGATTGCGATCGCGCCTGTCTTTTGCGTGGAACCCTTCCGCGTGGACCCGGATTATGTCCACTGGGACATGTACGGATAGCAAAGCAATGTCTACaaataagccattattattgtttgtggCTCGGAGTGTGCGGTAGCAATCGCGCGCATTCACAGTCATAGTTATGGCTGCGAACGGGTCGGCGGCCGCGGAACCGCGGCTCTGCCACGTGCGGAAGGTGCCTAATTTCGATGGGTATGGATTCAATTTACACGCCGAGAAAGGCAAGCCTGGACAGTACATCGGCAAAGTTGACGACGGTTCCCCGGCGGAGGCAGCCGGCTTGCGTCGCGGTGATCGCATTTTAGAAGTCAACGGGCAGAGCATCAGCGGAGAAACTCATAAGCAAGTAGTGGCGCGTATCAAGCAACGACCTGATGATGCGGAATTACTTGTAGTAGCTCCGGCACCGGGTGAGCCCGTTCCTGATCTGGATGCTCCCGAGCGACCGGCTTCGGCAGGATTAGTATCCGCGCAGTCAGCAAATGCTTCTTCGCCAGCGAGTACAAACGATTCTTCGCCAGTTACTGACCGTAACGAGTCGCCCTCGTCAGAGCCTCCACCACGCCTTAATCTTCAAATGACAGCCGCTGAGATGCGCGCACAGCTTGctgcgaaaaaaaaaagttgatccAAAGAAGGTGCCAATGGATCTAAAGTCGAAGTTTGACATCGTAAAGAAACTATGAGGTGCTAGGAGCGATAGTGTGCGTACGAGGGTGTAGTGCGTGTCGTAGGCTGCGTATGCGGCGTCGCTACATGTCGTACAGTGCTGAGTGCTGTGTGGCTGTGTGCGTGGGTCACACCGGTGGCGACGGGCGCAGCGCCCCCTTGGCCGCGCGGCAGGTGCGGACGAGGCGGCGCGGGGCGCTCTCCTCTTGCCTCGCCCCGAGTTGTTATCGTTGTACGGTGACATCAGTGCTCGTCGAAATCACGTTTGATTTGCGATCTTATTCACtagtacaataattttaatagttttaatgcgCCGCTGCTTCACCCGACAGAATGTAACATATCGTGCCTTTCATTTATTGCCATTGAATGttgtacatatacatactaCTGATCGTTGTTAAGGAattctattgaaatttaatattattttaattatattttaagaggaaaatcgatttttatgaaatgattACCTAAATGTGTAGTTAGATTTAGAAATACTAAGTGCAATTATTGTTGAGTGATCAATAAAGGATGTTTAAAACGATGTCATGTTACCTACCGACGGGAGCGCAAGGCTGCGGCTGCGTGTCCTTCGGTCTGTTCCCGTCTGCTACGCGAACCTCAAGCGAACCTCACGCGAACCGTGTACTGCTCCGACACATTGCTCGTATCTATGTGTATACAATTAAGATTACTGCACGCCTCATGTCCTTCTCTTTCTATCTTTCTCATgcattcaaatatattgttacgtaGCACCTcagaaacttaaattatattatttgtcatttattaGAGAAGAATAATGTGTTCCAATAAATTGTGATTGGTTTTCAAGTATTAGAAGTAATCTTTCAGTTATCTATAAAGtacaaatctatattttaaaattttgctgtTTCTGCTATTCATATGTAAAGTTTTAAACAATCGAATCATTAGCAATcatgtaatatttgtttgaatCAGGAAATAACATCAAACCGATCTAGTTTTGATtaaactctttataatatttttatgattgaaaaactaatgtaaaataataaaattactgaaaGCTATGGACAGTAACTAAGGTTACTGCTACTTAGTACACCatctatttaaatgtttaaatataaaaataaaatctgataaataaatctgattattgtttgtcatatagttccatctagttcctgaatcactgattaaacttattttataataatatatgtataataaaaataatttgtcgttcaataggcgacgaatgagcgtaaagtattatatatacaaaaaacatatatacataataataataaatcactgaactgattttgatgaaattttgtatgaagcaaccttgaaacttatgggctttttatacctaacactgccCCTTACCCCTATCGCGACTGGCAGACAGGGCCCcttgttatttcgtatttataatattagtataaataaattagcaattgaaatgatcttgtggaaatttgtttttttttttaatttgatcaagtacaaggattaaatagtagctggctatatattttttttcaatattagtaaagtctaagcatc
Coding sequences within it:
- the LOC126769541 gene encoding Na(+)/H(+) exchange regulatory cofactor NHE-RF2-like, producing the protein MAANGSAAAEPRLCHVRKVPNFDGYGFNLHAEKGKPGQYIGKVDDGSPAEAAGLRRGDRILEVNGQSISGETHKQVVARIKQRPDDAELLVVAPAPGEPVPDLDAPERPASAGLVSAQSANASSPASTNDSSPVTDRNESPSSEPPPRLNLQMTAAEMRAQLAAKKKS